One part of the Magallana gigas chromosome 5, xbMagGiga1.1, whole genome shotgun sequence genome encodes these proteins:
- the LOC105345505 gene encoding pyrroline-5-carboxylate reductase 2, translating into MARTEDQRFTVSESMTIGFIGAGRMAQAMSRGFISKGVVKPHKIMASDTVPQMLDCIKEQGVRISRSNLEIVENSDLIIIAVKPHVVSPILQEVSSKVTREKLFLSIAAGVTLETLEKNLPSQTRVIRAMPNTPALVQTGATVIAPGSSVLQGDRELIQGLFRTIGICEVGTEEQLDAVTGLSGSGPAYGFLAIESLADGGVKMGLPRDLAQKLAAQTLLGAAKMVLESGKHPGQLKDEVCSPGGTTIAAIHKLEETGFRSSLITAVETATNRAKELGVIESQKQQTVLLREQPNVESSSSQPLRVTQ; encoded by the exons ATGGCCAGAACAGAAGATCAGAGGTTCACCGTCAGTGAGAGTATGACCATTGGATTTATTGGAGCTGGCCGAATGGCGCAAGCCATGAGTCGAGGCTTTATCTCAAAAG GAGTTGTCAAGCCACACAAGATAATGGCCAGTGATACCGTCCCACAGATGTTAGACTGTATCAAA GAACAAGGTGTCAGAATCTCCAGAAGTAACCTTGAGATCGTTGAAAACAGTGACCTAATTATCATAGCCGTCAAACCTCACGTGGTGTCCCCGATTCTACAAGAGGTGTCTAGTAAAGTGACGCGCGAGAAGCTTTTTCTGTCCATAGCAGCAGGAGTCACGCTGGAAACACTGGAAAAA AATCTTCCGTCACAAACACGAGTGATCCGTGCCATGCCTAACACCCCCGCCCTGGTACAGACGGGGGCCACGGTTATCGCCCCGGGGTCTTCAGTGCTTCAGGGAGACAGGGAGCTCATCCAGGGGCTGTTCCGGACCATTGGTATCTGTGAGGTGGGGACAGAAGAACAGCTGGACGCGGTCACGGGGCTGAGTGGGAGCGGCCCCGCCTAT GGTTTCCTGGCGATTGAATCTCTGGCTGATGGGGGTGTTAAGATGGGACTACCTCGTGACCTCGCCCAAAAGCTGGCCGCTCAGACATTACTG GGGGCTGCAAAAATGGTGCTTGAATCAGGGAAACACCCGGGACAACTCAAGGACGAAGTGTGTTCACCAGGGGGCACCACTATAGCTGCCATACACAAATTGGAAGAGACCGGCTTCCGATCGTCGTTAATTACAGCAGTAGAGACCGCCACAAACCGAGCGAAGGAACTCGGAGTTATAGAGAGCCAGAAACAGCAGACCGTGTTACTACGGGAACAGCCAAATGTAGAAAGCAGCAGTAGTCAGCCCCTGAGGGTCACACAGTGA
- the LOC105345516 gene encoding COX assembly mitochondrial protein homolog isoform X2, giving the protein MAGGPQGLGDPEDRTLRIVEEDTLVGNVMRERGRIICEKELLDFMVCSDEHYVLFPWRCKTESRIYNKCLTDLNSDPKFQEECKEIYLQRRKHYRLTGRYDTYHEKNEAMKEKLAERKKMKEEQRQQKLQEAQLHADTSLLGQFRNLFKS; this is encoded by the exons ATGGCAGGGGGTCCTCAAGGACTAG GTGACCCTGAAGACAGGACTCTACGAATTGTGGAGGAAGACACGCTGGTTGGAAATGTCATGAGGGAGCGAGGTCGCATCATCTGTGAGAAAGAGCTGTTag aTTTTATGGTATGTTCTGATGAACATTATGTATTGTTTCCATGGAGATGTAAGACGGAGAGCAGGATATACAACAAATGTCTGACTGACTT GAACAGTGATCCAAAATTTCAAGAGGAATGTAAGGAAATCTATCTTCAAAGGAGAAAGCACTACAGATTGACAGGGAGATATGATACTTACCATGAGAAGAACGAAGCAATGAAAGAGAAACTGGCTGAGAGGAAGAAAATGAAAGAGGAACAAAGACAACAGAAGCTACAGGAAGCGCAGCTACACGCAGACACTAGTTTATTAGGACAATTCAggaatttatttaaatcttgA
- the LOC105345516 gene encoding uncharacterized protein isoform X1 has translation MSTSESEKNNNTEKTEENVRRVKTVLPHHMAGGPQGLGDPEDRTLRIVEEDTLVGNVMRERGRIICEKELLDFMVCSDEHYVLFPWRCKTESRIYNKCLTDLNSDPKFQEECKEIYLQRRKHYRLTGRYDTYHEKNEAMKEKLAERKKMKEEQRQQKLQEAQLHADTSLLGQFRNLFKS, from the exons ATGAGCACGTCGGAATCGGAGAAGAATAACAACACAGAGAAAACAGAAGAGAATGTGCGCAGGGTTAAAACAGTTCTACCACATCACATGGCAGGGGGTCCTCAAGGACTAG GTGACCCTGAAGACAGGACTCTACGAATTGTGGAGGAAGACACGCTGGTTGGAAATGTCATGAGGGAGCGAGGTCGCATCATCTGTGAGAAAGAGCTGTTag aTTTTATGGTATGTTCTGATGAACATTATGTATTGTTTCCATGGAGATGTAAGACGGAGAGCAGGATATACAACAAATGTCTGACTGACTT GAACAGTGATCCAAAATTTCAAGAGGAATGTAAGGAAATCTATCTTCAAAGGAGAAAGCACTACAGATTGACAGGGAGATATGATACTTACCATGAGAAGAACGAAGCAATGAAAGAGAAACTGGCTGAGAGGAAGAAAATGAAAGAGGAACAAAGACAACAGAAGCTACAGGAAGCGCAGCTACACGCAGACACTAGTTTATTAGGACAATTCAggaatttatttaaatcttgA